A genomic region of Candidatus Zixiibacteriota bacterium contains the following coding sequences:
- a CDS encoding sigma-54 dependent transcriptional regulator translates to MKVLLADDDAALRKVIQFKLKQRGYQVTAAADGEEALIALRESSYDLLLSDMKMPRLTGLDLLKQARKIQPDLEIIFMTAYAAVSQAVEAVKLGAFDYLTKPFDDDQLFMAIEKAVKYRQLEAENKLLKEQLTGAGRPRPMVGVSLAFKRLVEMINKVAPTDATILITGESGTGKELVARNIHRQSNRAGNEFVAVNCAAIPRELLESELFGHVRGAFTGAVKDKVGKFEQADGGTLLLDEISELSMELQAKLLRAIQERVIEPVGSEKRVEIDVRLLAATNVNLRERVADNRFREDLFYRLNVIPVHVPPLRERREDIALLAKTFLDKFAPGEKISIAEDLMNELRQHPWPGNIRELENLMERMAILRTSDILTHDDLPPDFATASSPAQASVVSADIGSHLTFYEAEKRLIVDALNRFGWNRTKAAAYLKIPRHILIYRMKKFEIRPDRQA, encoded by the coding sequence GTGAAGGTTTTATTGGCCGACGATGACGCTGCCTTGCGGAAGGTCATCCAGTTCAAACTCAAGCAGCGCGGGTACCAGGTGACGGCGGCCGCCGACGGCGAAGAGGCGCTGATTGCTTTGAGAGAGAGCAGCTACGATCTGCTGCTTTCCGACATGAAAATGCCGCGGCTGACCGGGCTGGACCTGCTCAAGCAGGCCCGAAAGATCCAACCCGATCTCGAAATCATCTTCATGACTGCTTATGCAGCAGTTTCTCAGGCGGTGGAAGCGGTAAAGCTGGGCGCATTCGATTACCTGACCAAGCCGTTCGATGATGACCAGCTTTTCATGGCTATCGAAAAAGCGGTCAAATACCGCCAGCTGGAGGCGGAGAACAAACTGCTCAAAGAGCAGTTGACCGGCGCGGGTAGACCGCGTCCGATGGTGGGAGTTTCGCTGGCTTTCAAGCGCCTTGTAGAGATGATCAACAAGGTAGCGCCGACAGACGCGACAATTTTGATCACCGGCGAGTCCGGCACCGGGAAGGAGCTGGTCGCACGGAACATCCATCGCCAGAGCAACCGTGCCGGCAATGAGTTTGTGGCGGTCAACTGCGCGGCCATCCCCAGGGAGTTGCTGGAGTCCGAGTTATTTGGCCACGTGCGGGGCGCTTTTACCGGTGCGGTCAAAGATAAGGTCGGGAAATTCGAACAAGCCGATGGTGGCACGCTCCTACTCGACGAGATCAGCGAGCTCAGCATGGAGCTGCAGGCGAAGTTGCTTCGGGCGATACAGGAACGGGTAATCGAGCCGGTCGGTTCGGAGAAACGGGTGGAGATCGACGTGCGCCTGCTGGCCGCTACCAATGTCAACCTGCGCGAACGAGTGGCCGACAACCGCTTCCGCGAGGATTTGTTTTATCGGCTGAATGTCATCCCGGTCCATGTGCCGCCCTTGAGGGAGCGCCGCGAAGACATCGCCCTATTGGCCAAAACCTTTCTCGACAAATTCGCCCCCGGAGAGAAGATCAGCATCGCAGAAGATCTTATGAACGAGCTTCGTCAGCACCCCTGGCCGGGAAACATCCGGGAGCTCGAAAACCTGATGGAGCGGATGGCCATACTGCGGACATCGGATATTCTGACACACGACGACCTGCCGCCTGACTTTGCGACCGCGAGCTCGCCGGCGCAGGCATCGGTTGTTAGTGCCGACATTGGTTCGCACCTGACTTTCTACGAGGCCGAAAAGCGGCTGATTGTCGATGCCCTCAACAGGTTCGGGTGGAATCGGACCAAGGCGGCGGCGTATCTGAAGATCCCGCGGCACATTCTTATCTACCGCATGAAGAAATTCGAGATCCGTCCTGACAGGCAAGCCTGA